Proteins encoded within one genomic window of Hevea brasiliensis isolate MT/VB/25A 57/8 chromosome 8, ASM3005281v1, whole genome shotgun sequence:
- the LOC110634301 gene encoding uncharacterized protein LOC110634301 — protein MAKYMEMLDVGVRIAARFHSHCPQTARMYYHPPANTEDHHNHHQDHHHHGSGTGNVCSDDRVGFLAPKAALGVDAKDFILFSV, from the coding sequence ATGGCGAAGTATATGGAGATGTTGGATGTTGGTGTGAGAATCGCTGCAAGATTTCACTCTCATTGCCCGCAGACTGCTCGCATGTACTACCACCCTCCAGCTAACACCGAGGACCACCACAACCATCACCAGGACCACCACCATCATGGCAGCGGTACCGGCAACGTTTGTAGTGATGACAGGGTAGGTTTTTTGGCCCCAAAGGCAGCCTTGGGGGTGGATGCAAAAGATTTCATTCTTTTTTCAGTTTAA